From the Bacteroidota bacterium genome, the window AGGGTACACAAAAATAGGACAGACTCTATACGAGCATCCATTGAAAACTTGGTTGCATATGGGGGGAAGCAAAATATCCCTATTTAGCATGCTAAAGGTGCCTCGCGACTTATTTATGGAGTACAAAAGCTATCATTTTCGCCTAAGGGAACTTCGGAAATCAGCCACCTTGCAGCAGTCTGTGCATTTACTGGCTTTCTTTGTCTGCGAAACCCTTTCTGCCCCTAGGGTAGGTTCAGCACCTTGCCGCTTGTAAGCTTTCTATCTTACAGATCTGTCCCCAGCAGGATTTCGCGCCAACGCAGTTTTTAAGGAGGAGTCCGGTTTTAATCGTAAGGTTATCGTTCCTTGCAGCCGGCTTCTACTCCGAACCCTTATTCAGGCACACCAGCGAGATATTCACCTCGAATATCGATCCCAGGTCCTTCCCGATCTGCAGGTTGTCCTCGTCGTCTCTCTCGTACACCCATACGAGGTCAACACGCGGGAGGATCCCCGATTTTTCATAGCCTTTCAGCTTATCTACCAGCATAAACAGCTGCTTGGTGGAGCTGGTATTGATGTAATGTAGAGCCGAAACAAGCTTAAAGGGCTCTGTTCTCAGCATTTCTTTGTGCTTTTCCAGCCATTCCAGCACGGGATCAAACACTTCCAGCGCGTTGGCGGGATAGCAGGCACCCGAGAAGCTGAGAACATTTGTTTCAGCATCATAGTGAATCTCAGGACTGCTTTCGCTGGGAGATCTGTGAAACGGAGCTATGCCGGCGGGCTCATTCATATGCACGGCAAGATACGAAAACCCTGAATACTAGATACCTCTATACGCCTTGATGGCCTGATAAATGGAGCTGGAAATGTGGTCTTGTCCCTCGTTACTGGTCAGAAACTTCTCCTCATTGGGGTTTGAGATAAAGCCGGTTTCCACCAGCACACTTGGCATGCTGGTACGCCACAGCACCAGGAAGCCGGCCTGCTTTACACCCCGGTCATAGCGCCGGGTGGTGGTTACTATGCTCTTCTGTATCTTCTGTGCCAGGCTTAGGCTCTCCTGGTGGTGTGCATGCTGCGTTAGGCGGAACATAATGTAGGCCTCGGGGCTTTTGGGGTTAAACCCATCATACTTCTGGGTGTGGTTGTCCTCCATCAGGATGGAACTGTTTTCTTGCATAATCACGTCCAGCTGGGCCTCGCTCTTGTGCATGCCCACCGCATAGGTTTCTATCCCGTGGGCGCTGGGGTCGCTGTTGCTGTTGCAATGGATGCTGATAAAAAGGTCTGCGTGC encodes:
- a CDS encoding N-acetylmuramoyl-L-alanine amidase translates to MRPLSLCIFSLLFAFSSFTWVAPRPVRQVRLIVLDAGHGGKDAGAIGASKRNYEKNVTLAISNKLSQMLTANDPNIKVVRTRSTDAFVGLYERADEANDKHADLFISIHCNSNSDPSAHGIETYAVGMHKSEAQLDVIMQENSSILMEDNHTQKYDGFNPKSPEAYIMFRLTQHAHHQESLSLAQKIQKSIVTTTRRYDRGVKQAGFLVLWRTSMPSVLVETGFISNPNEEKFLTSNEGQDHISSSIYQAIKAYRGI
- a CDS encoding DUF1987 domain-containing protein, translating into MNEPAGIAPFHRSPSESSPEIHYDAETNVLSFSGACYPANALEVFDPVLEWLEKHKEMLRTEPFKLVSALHYINTSSTKQLFMLVDKLKGYEKSGILPRVDLVWVYERDDEDNLQIGKDLGSIFEVNISLVCLNKGSE